Proteins from one Triticum aestivum cultivar Chinese Spring chromosome 7A, IWGSC CS RefSeq v2.1, whole genome shotgun sequence genomic window:
- the LOC123147779 gene encoding mitogen-activated protein kinase kinase kinase 18, with protein MGVVEWTRGPAIGRGSSATVSVAVDRRTGAVLAVKSVGAGRAAELRRERAVLRGLSSPYVVRCLDAEDGSGGGGLDMLMEYAPGGSLADEIRRCGGRCAEGLIRSRARDVLRGLAHVHAAGVAHCDVKARNVLIGADGRALIADFGCARRTGIAGEEPRPTGGTPVFMAPEAARGEAQGPPADIWALGCTVIEMATGAGPWQRFATPVATLHHVAFSGEAPELPPCLSDQGKDFLARCLRQDPSERWTAEQLLDHEFVAVDAAASTSNSVPGVTEKATFVSPKSVLDQALWEDDDDDTAADTADPTDRVRALAAGAPAVPDWTWDASWITVHAGPSVDDDTEHEPAMPPEQPEAGTDTDASDSPAGGGSAGEAGASSSQHAAQGNGDRYDGTGSCNGGRSDDGNHVVSDCSTVPITSNGFFSDPMSCFACPKSRPSWPARPVYYSATMPTFLPPASPLLAGVVSTPAPT; from the coding sequence ATGGGCGTCGTGGAGTGGACGCGCGGGCCGGCCATCGGCAGGGGCTCCTCGGCCACCGTGTCCGTCGCCGTCGACCGCCGCACCGGCGCCGTGCTCGCGGTCAAGTCCGTGGGCGCCGGCCGGGCCGCCGAGCTCCGGCGCGAGCGGGCCGTCCTCCGCGGCCTCAGCTCGCCCTACGTCGTGCGCTGCCTGGACGCCGAggacgggagcggcggcggcggcctcgacaTGCTCATGGAGTACGCGCCGGGCGGGTCGCTGGCCGACGAGATCAGGCGGTGCGGCGGCCGGTGCGCCGAGGGCCTCATCCGGTCCCGCGCGCGCGACGTCCTGCGCGGGCTCGCGCACGTGCACGCCGCCGGCGTCGCCCACTGCGACGTCAAGGCCCGCAACGTGCTCATCGGCGCCGACGGCCGCGCCCTGATCGCCGACTTCGGATGCGCGCGCCGGACGGGCATTGCCGGCGAGGAGCCGCGGCCGACGGGCGGCACGCCCGTGTTCATGGCGCCCGAGGCCGCGCGGGGCGAGGCGCAGGGCCCGCCCGCCGACATATGGGCGCTCGGCTGCACCGTCATCGAGATGGCCACCGGCGCCGGCCCGTGGCAGCGGTTCGCCACCCCCGTCGCGACGCTGCACCACGTCGCCTTCTCGGGCGAGGCGCCGGAGCTCCCGCCGTGCCTGTCGGACCAGGGCAAGGACTTCCTGGCGAGGTGTCTGCGGCAGGACCCCAGCGAGAGGTGGACGGCAGAGCAGCTGCTCGATCACGAGTTCGTGGCCGTCGACGCCGCCGCCTCGACGTCCAATTCCGTGCCAGGGGTCACCGAGAAGGCCACGTTCGTGTCCCCCAAGAGCGTGCTCGATCAGGCCCTgtgggaggacgacgacgacgacacggCGGCAGACACCGCCGATCCCACGGACAGGGTGCGCGCGCTGGCCGCGGGCGCGCCGGCCGTGCCGGACTGGACCTGGGACGCGAGCTGGATCACGGTCCACGCCGGCCccagcgtcgacgacgacaccGAACACGAGCCAGCAAtgccgccggagcagccggaggcgGGCACGGACACCGACGCCAGCGACTCACCCGCGGGCGGCGGCTCCGCCGGGGAGGCGGGGGCCTCGAGCAGCCAGCACGCCGCACAAGGCAACGGCGATCGGTACGATGGCACGGGCAGCTGTAACGGCGGGCGCAGCGATGATGGAAATCACGTGGTTAGCGATTGCAGTACCGTTCCAATCACAAGCAACGGATTCTTTTCCGATCCCATGTCATGTTTCGCTTGTCCCAAGTCCCGCCCAAGCTGGCCGGCCCGGCCCGTTTATTACAGCGCCACCATGCCTACCTTTCTTCCTCCCGCGTCGCCATTATTGGCAGGAGTGGTGAGTACTCCGGCTCCGACTTAA